A window from Opitutia bacterium ISCC 52 encodes these proteins:
- a CDS encoding glycosyltransferase family 2 protein, protein MKVVSQKNQGPGAARNNGLKLAKGKYIQFMDNDDLASKNKISSQMECLHRNKADAVYSPWGKFQIQESTITLDGLVLQSQEIPSSAMIPALLEGWSTVLQTYLFKREFLDKIGPFKTDVSYLEDIDYLARIVLNNAVMAFEDAPIVIYRNNSTDKLSATGADSIKKSKAEAEFFNSLIAHLQRHVPPKFKHLRNRLVFKTADTFYTIKEHPDLLDSLDHMMSLKQSFPKPWRVRAIKKVHQYKNGLKHRIYGSRYNRLFYPRQLSEYYRQLILELGFTDIISNEI, encoded by the coding sequence ATTAAGGTCGTTTCCCAAAAAAACCAAGGCCCTGGGGCGGCTAGAAACAATGGACTCAAGCTCGCAAAAGGTAAGTACATTCAGTTCATGGATAATGACGATTTGGCGTCCAAAAACAAGATATCAAGCCAGATGGAATGCCTCCATCGCAACAAAGCGGACGCCGTTTACTCTCCTTGGGGAAAGTTCCAAATCCAGGAATCCACAATCACATTGGACGGTCTGGTTCTCCAATCTCAAGAGATCCCTTCCTCCGCTATGATCCCGGCATTGTTGGAAGGCTGGTCGACAGTACTCCAAACATATCTGTTTAAACGTGAATTTTTGGACAAAATAGGCCCTTTTAAAACAGATGTAAGTTATTTGGAGGATATAGACTATTTAGCGCGAATCGTTTTAAATAACGCGGTAATGGCCTTTGAAGATGCACCCATAGTCATTTACCGTAACAACTCAACGGACAAACTCTCGGCTACGGGCGCAGATTCCATTAAAAAGAGCAAAGCGGAAGCCGAGTTCTTTAACTCCCTGATCGCTCACCTACAACGCCACGTGCCACCCAAGTTCAAACATCTAAGAAACCGTCTCGTTTTTAAAACGGCTGATACTTTTTACACCATAAAGGAGCATCCCGATCTATTGGATTCTCTAGACCATATGATGTCTCTCAAACAAAGCTTTCCTAAGCCTTGGAGAGTCAGAGCTATAAAGAAAGTGCACCAATACAAAAATGGGTTAAAACACCGCATCTACGGCTCTAGATATAATAGACTATTTTACCCTCGACAACTTAGCGAATACTACCGGCAACTCATCTTAGAACTCGGCTTTACAGATATCATCTCAAACGAGATCTAA
- a CDS encoding glycosyltransferase → MKILYFNNSAFGGLAQYAHFQANALVDAGCEVDFLCPPNFPDYDDRR, encoded by the coding sequence ATGAAAATTCTCTATTTCAACAACTCAGCATTTGGTGGACTTGCGCAATACGCGCATTTTCAGGCCAATGCTTTGGTCGATGCCGGTTGTGAAGTAGATTTTTTGTGCCCTCCTAATTTCCCCGACTACGACGATCGGCGTTAA
- a CDS encoding NAD-dependent epimerase/dehydratase family protein — translation MQKLLVTGSSGLIGSEVCTFFHRQGFEVHGVDNNQRAVFFGPQGDTRWNQERLTTDLTNFKHHEVDIRDRDGILKLVDDVRPDVVIHTAAQPSHDRAAAIPFDDFDTNAVGTLNLLEANRRVNTDVPFIHMSTNKVYGDAPNNIKLKELDTRWDYDDESYAEGIPETFSIDQCKHSLFGASKVAADIMVQEYGRYFDMPSCCLRGGCLTGPNHTGVELHGFLSYLVKCNLEGREYKIFGYKGKQVRDNIHSEDVVRFMYEFFKDPRCGEVYNIGGGKNNSCSILEAFDIAATFSGKKQEYTYLDDNRIGDHICYYSDLSKMREHYPNWDITISLEETIGQIVDAWKAREAQ, via the coding sequence ATGCAAAAGCTACTAGTAACTGGTTCTTCGGGCCTTATTGGCTCAGAAGTATGTACATTCTTCCATAGACAAGGATTTGAAGTTCATGGCGTGGACAACAACCAACGTGCAGTCTTTTTTGGACCTCAGGGCGACACTCGTTGGAATCAAGAACGACTGACTACTGATCTGACGAATTTCAAACACCACGAGGTCGATATTCGTGACAGAGATGGAATACTTAAATTGGTCGATGATGTCCGTCCGGACGTTGTTATCCATACTGCCGCACAACCGAGTCACGATAGAGCAGCAGCTATTCCCTTTGATGACTTTGATACGAACGCAGTGGGAACTCTCAATTTGCTGGAGGCAAATCGAAGAGTAAATACAGACGTTCCATTTATCCATATGTCTACCAATAAAGTCTATGGAGATGCTCCCAATAACATCAAACTCAAGGAGCTCGACACACGGTGGGATTATGATGACGAAAGCTATGCTGAAGGAATTCCTGAAACCTTTTCCATTGATCAATGTAAACATTCTTTGTTTGGCGCATCAAAAGTAGCGGCTGACATTATGGTCCAAGAGTACGGTCGATATTTCGATATGCCCTCTTGCTGCCTAAGAGGTGGATGTCTTACCGGCCCCAATCATACAGGCGTAGAATTGCATGGATTTTTATCGTACCTCGTTAAATGCAATCTCGAAGGCAGAGAGTATAAGATTTTCGGGTACAAAGGAAAGCAAGTGCGAGACAATATCCATTCGGAGGATGTCGTTCGATTCATGTATGAATTTTTCAAAGATCCTCGCTGCGGAGAAGTCTACAACATTGGAGGTGGAAAGAACAACTCATGTTCCATCCTCGAGGCCTTCGATATTGCTGCCACCTTCTCCGGGAAAAAGCAGGAGTACACCTATTTGGATGACAATCGGATTGGTGACCATATTTGTTACTACAGCGATTTAAGTAAGATGAGGGAGCACTATCCAAATTGGGATATTACCATCTCCCTCGAAGAAACTATCGGACAAATTGTAGATGCCTGGAAGGCTCGTGAAGCTCAATGA
- the ppk1 gene encoding polyphosphate kinase 1, protein MSEETKPVKKRVPYFNREISWLAFNRRVLEQAMSEKYPILERVKFLSFVSSNLDEFFEIRVAGLMQQADSHVSELSADGLSPRQQLTRVQELVRKLVDDQYRCWHKHLISAMKEEGILFRTPDTLSKKDMEWVRQYFDSEVYPVLTPLAIDPTHPFPQIGNKTLNLIVWVHGKGSNPDSIHMAIIPVPRILSRVVQIESGNNLKYIFLSDILKIFAHTLFPGYKVRAVYAFRISRNSDLYFDEEEVENLVTKIEEELWNLRKNAAVRLEVEHRIEDELLEELLKQINLKEEHVYRINGPLNMMRLRDFEDMVPRPDLKFKNFIPYVRPPLNKPDSIFKILSKEDVLLHHPYDSFTPVVEFIEQAARDPQVFAIKQTLYRTSGDSPIIKALKEASLNGKQVTALVELKARFDEANNIQWARELEEADVHVVYGLTHLKTHCKCCLVVRREPDGLKRYCHLGTGNYNPKTAKLYTDLSLMTSHEEMTKEVADLFNTLTGFARSPNFQILKVAPFNLHKEMNKLISREAQNARDGKPAKIIAKVNSLIDQETIDNLYTASIAGVEIILIIRGICGLVPGVEELSENIRVISILGRYLEHSRVYYFENGDKPPLVFTGSADWMPRNFFRRIECVFPVSNPSLKARLIDELLNLYLKDTKYAKKLESTGDYVSIEATTEKSEFSIQEYFIDQTEKLRKSLL, encoded by the coding sequence ATGAGTGAAGAAACCAAGCCAGTCAAAAAACGGGTCCCCTACTTTAATCGCGAGATAAGCTGGCTGGCATTTAATCGCCGAGTCTTAGAACAGGCGATGAGTGAAAAATACCCTATCCTGGAGAGGGTAAAGTTTCTCTCATTCGTCAGTAGCAATCTAGATGAGTTTTTTGAAATTCGGGTTGCGGGCCTTATGCAGCAGGCCGATTCGCATGTAAGCGAACTGAGTGCGGATGGTCTCAGCCCACGCCAACAACTGACAAGAGTCCAAGAACTTGTCCGCAAGCTGGTCGATGATCAATACCGTTGCTGGCATAAGCATCTAATCTCTGCAATGAAAGAGGAAGGGATCTTATTTCGCACTCCAGATACCTTGTCGAAAAAGGATATGGAGTGGGTCAGGCAGTATTTTGACAGCGAAGTGTATCCAGTCCTCACTCCGCTGGCGATTGATCCTACTCATCCCTTTCCCCAAATCGGAAATAAAACTCTCAATCTCATTGTCTGGGTTCATGGCAAAGGCAGTAATCCGGATTCAATCCACATGGCGATTATCCCGGTGCCGCGTATTTTAAGCCGCGTCGTTCAGATTGAGTCGGGTAACAACCTAAAATACATATTCCTGAGCGACATCCTTAAGATTTTCGCCCACACACTCTTTCCAGGATACAAAGTACGTGCGGTTTACGCCTTCCGGATTTCTCGCAACAGCGATCTGTATTTCGACGAAGAAGAAGTAGAGAACCTGGTAACAAAAATTGAAGAAGAGCTTTGGAATCTAAGAAAGAACGCGGCAGTCCGATTGGAAGTTGAGCATCGAATTGAAGACGAGCTTCTCGAAGAGTTACTCAAACAAATTAACCTCAAAGAAGAGCACGTCTATAGGATCAACGGACCACTCAACATGATGCGTCTCCGCGACTTTGAGGATATGGTCCCGCGACCTGACTTGAAATTTAAGAATTTCATCCCCTATGTGCGACCGCCGCTGAACAAACCGGACTCGATCTTCAAAATCCTCTCCAAGGAGGACGTCCTCTTGCACCACCCATATGATTCATTTACACCAGTGGTGGAATTTATCGAACAAGCGGCTCGCGACCCTCAAGTATTTGCAATCAAGCAAACCTTGTATCGGACAAGCGGAGATAGTCCGATCATCAAAGCGCTGAAGGAAGCTTCACTGAATGGAAAACAAGTTACGGCCCTCGTCGAGCTAAAGGCACGATTTGACGAAGCAAACAATATTCAATGGGCAAGAGAGCTGGAGGAGGCAGATGTCCATGTAGTTTATGGCCTTACGCATTTAAAAACACATTGCAAATGTTGCCTGGTAGTTAGGCGTGAGCCGGATGGATTAAAACGCTACTGCCACCTCGGGACAGGAAACTATAATCCTAAAACTGCGAAGCTCTATACAGATCTTAGCTTAATGACCTCCCATGAAGAAATGACCAAGGAGGTCGCAGATCTGTTCAACACTCTGACAGGCTTTGCACGATCCCCCAATTTCCAAATTCTAAAGGTCGCCCCATTCAATCTCCACAAAGAGATGAATAAACTGATAAGCCGAGAAGCGCAAAATGCACGCGATGGAAAGCCGGCTAAAATCATAGCAAAAGTGAACAGTTTGATTGATCAGGAAACCATCGACAATTTGTACACCGCATCCATCGCTGGCGTTGAAATCATTCTAATTATTCGCGGGATTTGTGGACTCGTTCCAGGCGTAGAGGAATTAAGCGAAAATATCCGCGTGATCAGCATACTGGGCAGATACCTGGAACATAGCCGGGTATATTATTTTGAAAACGGAGATAAGCCGCCTCTGGTATTCACTGGCAGCGCGGATTGGATGCCACGCAATTTCTTTCGTAGAATTGAATGCGTATTTCCAGTGAGTAATCCTTCGCTGAAAGCCCGTTTGATAGATGAGTTATTGAATCTCTATTTAAAAGACACCAAGTACGCCAAAAAGTTAGAATCAACTGGCGATTATGTCTCCATTGAAGCCACTACGGAAAAAAGCGAATTCTCGATTCAAGAGTATTTCATAGACCAGACAGAAAAGCTCAGAAAGAGTTTGCTGTAG
- a CDS encoding glycosyltransferase, with protein MENNSCQHVLFGSYLEYFSPFWIGSLKRVKKSGIVFGTVLHDPIRDTALGPSWWHNYSVEKAYDFVDLIFIHQILKDPSANVPTALPQYVVPHGPYPVDARPLSREDACAKLKLPEDRMLLLSFGHIRDNKNLDLAIKSLAVHPEIHLVVAGQSLNETQKQPEDYKLLAKEHNVEDQISFYTDYIPDEEVNDYFCAADGILLTYSKGFRSASGVLNLAAAFDKPCIASSGPSPLEDLVKEYSLGIWVNPDDAESLVAGMSEFKKQRLQPDWEGYRKDNSWERNAQITKDAFLKLGGAALKMRDSPPIL; from the coding sequence TTGGAAAACAATTCCTGTCAACACGTCCTTTTCGGTTCGTACCTCGAGTATTTTTCACCCTTCTGGATTGGTTCACTCAAACGAGTAAAAAAGAGCGGCATCGTATTCGGCACCGTACTACACGATCCCATCAGAGATACTGCACTGGGGCCATCTTGGTGGCACAATTACTCGGTCGAGAAAGCTTATGACTTCGTAGACCTTATATTTATTCATCAAATCCTGAAAGATCCTTCGGCGAATGTGCCGACCGCCCTACCCCAATACGTAGTTCCCCATGGACCCTACCCAGTGGATGCTCGACCACTAAGTAGAGAAGACGCCTGCGCAAAATTAAAGCTACCTGAAGATCGCATGCTCCTTCTCTCTTTTGGGCATATCCGAGATAACAAGAATCTCGATCTCGCAATTAAAAGTTTAGCCGTACACCCGGAGATTCATCTTGTGGTAGCCGGTCAGAGTCTGAATGAAACTCAGAAACAGCCAGAAGATTACAAACTCCTGGCCAAGGAACATAATGTTGAAGATCAGATAAGCTTTTACACAGATTACATTCCTGACGAAGAGGTAAATGACTACTTCTGCGCCGCGGATGGAATTCTCCTTACCTACAGCAAGGGATTCCGCTCAGCGAGTGGCGTACTCAACCTGGCGGCTGCATTTGACAAGCCATGTATAGCAAGCTCAGGCCCTAGTCCCTTGGAAGACCTGGTAAAAGAATACTCCCTTGGAATCTGGGTAAACCCAGATGATGCAGAATCGTTAGTCGCGGGTATGAGCGAATTTAAAAAGCAAAGACTTCAGCCCGATTGGGAAGGTTATCGAAAAGATAACTCTTGGGAAAGAAATGCCCAGATCACCAAGGATGCTTTTCTGAAATTGGGAGGGGCAGCACTAAAAATGCGAGATTCCCCTCCAATTCTATAG
- a CDS encoding NAD-dependent epimerase/dehydratase family protein, translating to MKILITGIAGFVGSTIAKELLAHKPDISIYGLDNFIRPGSENNRLELKAMGVTVFHGDIRNRSDLETLPKVDWVIDAAANPSVLAGVDGKTSSLQLIEHNLGGTVQLLEYCKSCKAGFVLLSTSRVYSIPGISSIEVESVDNAFRPIDDQKFPEGISTYGVGETYSTLAPVSLYGASKVASEVLALEYGSTFDFPVWVNRCGVLAGKGQFGRPDQGIFSFWINAYLRKQPIKYIGFGGKGDQVRDCLHPKDLVPLLFKQFSADASTSDQICNFSGGVENSMSLAQLSDWCTEKCDDHEVGAEPAMRPFDIPWMVLDNRKARSTWDWQPNTPINDILEEILAHARENPDWLEISKP from the coding sequence ATGAAAATCCTGATCACAGGTATTGCCGGATTTGTCGGAAGCACTATTGCGAAAGAGTTGCTGGCTCATAAGCCGGACATTTCGATTTACGGTCTCGACAATTTCATACGACCGGGCAGCGAAAATAATCGCCTAGAGCTAAAAGCTATGGGCGTTACGGTATTTCATGGAGACATACGCAACCGAAGCGATCTTGAAACACTCCCCAAAGTGGATTGGGTAATTGATGCTGCGGCTAACCCCAGTGTTCTGGCTGGAGTAGATGGTAAAACCAGCAGCCTTCAACTGATTGAGCATAACCTGGGTGGAACGGTCCAGCTACTGGAGTATTGCAAGAGCTGCAAAGCAGGATTCGTCCTACTTAGTACCAGTCGAGTTTACTCTATTCCAGGAATCAGCTCCATTGAAGTTGAGTCTGTGGACAACGCATTCCGGCCCATTGATGACCAAAAGTTTCCAGAAGGAATTTCCACTTATGGAGTTGGAGAAACATATAGTACTTTAGCTCCAGTTTCTCTATATGGAGCTTCAAAGGTTGCTTCCGAAGTCTTGGCGCTAGAATACGGCAGTACCTTCGATTTTCCAGTCTGGGTAAACCGCTGCGGAGTTCTTGCAGGCAAGGGACAATTTGGTCGCCCAGACCAAGGGATCTTTTCGTTCTGGATAAACGCTTACCTGAGAAAACAACCCATCAAGTATATTGGCTTTGGAGGAAAAGGCGACCAAGTCCGGGATTGCCTCCATCCCAAAGATCTTGTGCCTCTTCTCTTCAAGCAGTTTTCAGCAGATGCTAGCACAAGCGATCAAATCTGCAATTTTAGTGGGGGCGTTGAAAACAGCATGTCTCTGGCACAATTGTCGGATTGGTGTACAGAAAAATGCGACGACCACGAAGTAGGAGCTGAGCCCGCCATGCGGCCCTTTGATATCCCATGGATGGTCCTTGATAATCGGAAAGCGCGCTCAACTTGGGATTGGCAACCAAACACTCCAATCAACGATATATTGGAAGAGATTTTGGCTCATGCCAGAGAGAACCCTGACTGGCTGGAAATCTCTAAACCCTGA